The Miscanthus floridulus cultivar M001 chromosome 6, ASM1932011v1, whole genome shotgun sequence genomic interval TCTACCTTTCAGTTGGTTGCCACAGTTTTTCCAAATCAAAGATTTTAGAGATGCTATGCTGCTATGTACTCTGTTTCGTGCAACTTTGTTAAGCTCCTGTAGTTCTACTGTCAAGCTTAACTCATTTACTGGCTGAAAAGTGAAAACCCAGTACGCTGGTATGCTGGTTCACTGCAGTTGAAAACTAGTAGCAATGAGTAGCTAATTGCTATCTTATCAAAGTGCAATCACAAAGAAAAGTAAAATTGCTATTTTGTGGTAACTCGTGCAAATTACTCTATAGAGCACCTTTTGAGAAGTATTTTGCCTCCTCGATTGCTTGAGCCAACTGACAGCACCACTTGTCATCGACGGAGACTCAATGAGCTTTCTGGAATTTTGTAGTATGGATAAACATCCAGAACATATATATAGGAACTAAGATACTCCCAATCTCAAACGGCTGAGACTGATGATTATTCCCATCCACAGCCGTTGGAAAAGCTTCTTATGAATGTTCAGTTGATAGTTGACAGTTCATATAATACTAGGGGAAATTTGGGAATCACAACTCTATTTCTTGTCATTTCATGAGTTGACAGGTGGCATACATTGCCTCATTGACATTTGTTGTTACTTTTCTACCTCATGGCATCATTACCATGGTCTGGAAAGGTGTAAATCATTGTATGGCTCAATTGATACTTTCTGCTTATGCAACAATCGTTTGGATAGAACTTGACAGCATTTCTGCTAACTCCAGAACGTTGTGCTAGATTCTGTAGATGAAATGAAACCCTACCTATTTACAGGTTGTTCTCCATTGGTAAGAAAAATCTGTGCTGAGACACAGGAGTACAGATTGATGAATTATGACTAAACAATTAATTTATTGTGTGAAGTATTGTTTAGCTTTTATCAAAACCAGAATATGGTCTTTCTGTGTTCCAAAAAAAAAGAATGTGGTTTCGGTATTACCAACGATTCTGTTTCAGATCTTATTGTGAATTCTATAACCTGGAGTCTTTTTCCATTTGCAGGGTGGTGGATTTGACAAGCTCACATTGGACAGCCTATACGATGATGGAACCTACAGGCAGATGCAGCAACAACAGCTATACGGCTCAGCCCCTCCCAATCCCTTCATGGCAAGCGATCCGTTCGCCGTGTCAAATCAAGTAGCTCCCCCAGCGTCAGTTCAAATGGCAGCCATGGCTCCACAGCCCCAGCATTTGCCCATGATGATTGAAGCAAACCCCTTCGGACCAACACAGCAGCATCACGCGGGAATCGCTCCTGCAGCAAACCCCTTCCTCGACGCCGGGTTCGGTGCGTTCTCGGCAGTAAATGGAATGCATCCACAGACAAGCAATTGGTCTGCAATCGCTTTTCTCCGTCAGACCGTCACCAGTCAAGGAATCGCCATGTTGCACCCGCTTCATCTCGCCCTTCCATAGGCCTCGCTTGGCCTTTCTTTAGCCTTTctttagcctgttcgcttgttggtttcagccagcccaaaccagccagccaacagtatttttctcttacaataaaccagcaccagccagtccaaaccagcccagaaaccaaccagcgaacaggccactTGTGTAGCCCGTTTTGCTGTGGCTGGTTTCCATCTTCTGGGGTGGGCCATTGCACCCCCTCATTGTAAAGAAATTGGTTTCGAGCTTTCGGCTGATGTAAAACTACGTGCCAATAAGCAGTAGCAGTCCAGGACCCAGCTAACTCCTGATGGGGGATGTCTTCGGCCGTGCGAATGTTTCCGCGATTGGTCCCGAACTCCCAACCCAATTTGCTCTGCCCCTCGGTCCCCCGGCGTCTCTTCCTCGGTAAGGGCAGTGCATCCTCCAAGCCAGAAAGTCACTGGCCGAAGACATCCCCCATCATGGGTCCTGTTTGGGTTCTTATGAATTAAAAGTTAGTCAACTACTCTCTCtcaatttcaaatt includes:
- the LOC136460896 gene encoding putative clathrin assembly protein At4g25940; amino-acid sequence: MTPLSMESNLGGGFDKLTLDSLYDDGTYRQMQQQQLYGSAPPNPFMASDPFAVSNQVAPPASVQMAAMAPQPQHLPMMIEANPFGPTQQHHAGIAPAANPFLDAGFGAFSAVNGMHPQTSNWSAIAFLRQTVTSQGIAMLHPLHLALP